The region ACGACAACTACGCCGGGAAGCGGGTACGGCTCTCCCCGGTGATGAGCCCCAAGCAGGGGCTGGGGAGCGAGTGGCCGGCCTACCGCTTCGAGGAGGACCGGATGTATACCTTCGAGAACCGTATCCAATTCTGCTACACCTCGGTGGGCATCCCGGCCCCGGCTTTCTACTCCGAGCCGCAGATCGCCCTCACCATGTACATCCTGACCGAAGCCAGCAAGGCCGGGCACAGCTTCCAGGAGCTGCCCTTCTTCACCCGCTAGCCATGCTCTCCCGCAGACGGCTCCTCGCCCTCCTCCCCCTGCTCCCTTGGGCCCAGGCCCAGGCCGGGTGTGAGGATTGGACGGTGCGTTTCGGGGAGTTCATCGAGCGGGTACCCCCCGCCAGCTACCTGGTCTACCCTACCGAGGCGCGCGACCTGCTGCTGTTCGATCCTTTCATCCTGGACGTGCGCACCCGGGAGGAGCGGGGCCGGGGGTACATCCCGCGCTCGGTACACATCTACGCGGGAGAGGTACCCAAGCGGCTTTCCGAACTACCTAAGGACCGTAGCGCCCTGGTCTTGGTCTACTGTGCCAGCGGCAGCGTGAGCGCGGTGATCGCGGCCTATCTACAATCGTTGGGCTACGCCAACGCAAAGAATATCGCACACGGATTCAAGGGCTGGCTGGATGCCGGTCTGCCCGTGGAAGGAGAGCGACCATGAAGCGTTTCTGGGTTTTGGGAGTGGTGTTAGGTTTGGCCTGGGCGCAGTCCATCCAGGTAGAGGTGAAGGGGGAACTGGCCCAGGTCGAGACGCAGGCCCTGGCGGCCTTGAAGGCCAACGGCCTCGAGCCCGACCGCATCTTGAACCTGGGGGGGCAGATCCGGCAGATCACCGGGGCCGCGTTTCCCGACTACCACCTGGTGGTGCTCAAGCCCGAGGCCGGAAGCCTGGCCGCGGCCTCCAAAAACCCCATGGCGGCCATCGTCCTCCCCCCCACGGTCTACGTGCACGCGGCCAAGGCCGGGGTGACCACGGTGGGAACCTTTGACGGACGCCTGATGTTTAGCCTGCTCGGCGTGGCTGGCCCCGAAACCGACGGGCTTACCTCCCGGCTCGAGGCCAGCCTGGGCCGGTTGGGCAAGCTCGAGCGCATCGCTCCGGCCATGATGCCCGATCCCAAGTCGGGGATGATGCCGGCCTTGCTCTACTTCGTGAGCGGGGCCAAGGCTGAGGACATGGTACTGCTGCTGGAGGGGGAACTCACCTCTCGCGGCCTCAACCTCACCCCAAATATTAAAGTCGGCCCGGCCACGGTGATCATGCCCTGCAAGAGCGAGTGGGCCCGGATTATGTTCAGTGCGCAGCCGGCCGGAGGATTTGCCGCCCCCTGCCGCTTCTTCGCCGTGGATATGCCCGGCGGAGCGCTGGTGGGGGCGATCGAGCCCATGCTCATGACCATCATGCCCGGCGTGATGGGCTCGCCCGCGGTGGCCATGCTCCAGGAGGCTAGAAAAACCATTCGCGAGGTTCTGGAAAGCACCGGAGGGGTCCCCTACCGTCCGGGGCAGTAAGGAGGGGAGAATGTCCAAACTCAACCGCCGTCAGCTTCTCAAAGCAGGAGCCGCCCTCACCGCGGCCGGTACTCTGGCCAGCCAGGCCTTCGCTCAACAGGAGTTTTACGCACGCCCCCCCACCCTGCTCCCGGCCCGTCGCACGGCCCGGGTGGTAGTAGTGGGTGGAGGCTGGGGTGGCACCACCGTGGCCCGCAAGGTCAAGCAGCAGCGCCCTGAGGCCGAGGTGGTGCTCATTGAGCCGAAGCCCCTGTTCATGTCCTGCCCCATGTCCAACCTCTTCCTAGCGGGGGTCAAGCCCTTGGAGTTTCTGGTCTTCGATTACACCCAGGTGGTCAACGATGGGGTGGTCTTCGTCCAGGAAAGGGTGTTAGATATCAACCGCGACCGGCGGCTGGTCCGGACTACCGGGGGCTACCTGGCCTACGACTTCCTGGTGCTCGCACCCGGCATCGACTACATGTACGAGGCCATCCCCGGCTACGCCGAGGTGAAGCACCTCCTGCCGGTGGGGTTCAAGCCCTTCGAGCACGTGGCCTTGCGGCGAATGCTGGACCGGTTCGACGAGACCGGGGGGGAGTTGGTCATGTACATCCCCAACCCCCCCTACCGCTGTCCCCCCGGGCCCTACGAGCGGGCGGCCATGCTGGCCTGGCGGCTGAAGACCAAAGGGGTAAAGGGAAAGGTCATCGTGCTGGACGCCAATCCCCAGCCCATCTCCAAGGCCCCCGGCTTCCTTGCCGCCTATAACGATCTCTACAAAAACCAGCTCGAGTACATTCCCAATACCCGCATCACCGGCCTGGACTACGAGAAGAAGCGGGTGAAGACCGAACTGGGGGACGTACCCTTCACCCTGGCCGACCTGATCCCCCCCATGAAGGCCGCCGAGATCGTGCGGCAGGTGGGGCTCGGGGAGCGCTGGGCCAACGTGCAACCCCCCTACTTCCTTTCCGAGAAGGACGAGCGGGTCTACCTGGTGGGGGACATCACCGGCAACACCCCCTACCCCAAAAGCGGCATGATCGCCTACGTCTCCGGCAACATCGTAGCCCGGCACATCAGCCAGCGGCTAGGGGGCAAGGCCCTGGCCGAGATCCCTCCGGAGCTGCCGACCAACGTCTGTTACTCGTTTGTGGACTCGGAGGAGGCCATCTGGGTGTCGAACGCTTACTCCTGGGATGAGGCGGCGAAACAGATCAAGGCCCAAAGTACCGTGGACAACCAGCGCTCCGCGGCCAACAGCACCGCCGCCTACGGCTGGGCCCAAAGCCTGTGGCAGGACATGTTTGGTCCGCGCGCGTGAGGAGGTGGAATGGACCGGAGGAAGTTCTTTCGGCTGCTGGGGGGAGGGGTGCTCCTCTCCCCCTTGCTCAAAGCCCAAGCCCAGCCCAAGGCCTGGGAGGAAAAAACCCTCGAGCCCCTGCGCACCCTGGGGTCTCCCCTATCCGAGTACGGGGAGCGCTCCCCTTTTGAAGCCGAGGTGGTGCGCTACATCTCCCCCAACCTGCGCACCCGCACCAGCGGAGCCGACTTTACCCCGCTGGAGCGCCTTAGCGGGGTCATCACCCCCAACGGCCTGCACTTCGAGCGGCACC is a window of Allomeiothermus silvanus DSM 9946 DNA encoding:
- a CDS encoding rhodanese-like domain-containing protein, producing MLSRRRLLALLPLLPWAQAQAGCEDWTVRFGEFIERVPPASYLVYPTEARDLLLFDPFILDVRTREERGRGYIPRSVHIYAGEVPKRLSELPKDRSALVLVYCASGSVSAVIAAYLQSLGYANAKNIAHGFKGWLDAGLPVEGERP
- a CDS encoding translation initiation factor 2, giving the protein MKRFWVLGVVLGLAWAQSIQVEVKGELAQVETQALAALKANGLEPDRILNLGGQIRQITGAAFPDYHLVVLKPEAGSLAAASKNPMAAIVLPPTVYVHAAKAGVTTVGTFDGRLMFSLLGVAGPETDGLTSRLEASLGRLGKLERIAPAMMPDPKSGMMPALLYFVSGAKAEDMVLLLEGELTSRGLNLTPNIKVGPATVIMPCKSEWARIMFSAQPAGGFAAPCRFFAVDMPGGALVGAIEPMLMTIMPGVMGSPAVAMLQEARKTIREVLESTGGVPYRPGQ
- a CDS encoding FAD-dependent oxidoreductase, encoding MSKLNRRQLLKAGAALTAAGTLASQAFAQQEFYARPPTLLPARRTARVVVVGGGWGGTTVARKVKQQRPEAEVVLIEPKPLFMSCPMSNLFLAGVKPLEFLVFDYTQVVNDGVVFVQERVLDINRDRRLVRTTGGYLAYDFLVLAPGIDYMYEAIPGYAEVKHLLPVGFKPFEHVALRRMLDRFDETGGELVMYIPNPPYRCPPGPYERAAMLAWRLKTKGVKGKVIVLDANPQPISKAPGFLAAYNDLYKNQLEYIPNTRITGLDYEKKRVKTELGDVPFTLADLIPPMKAAEIVRQVGLGERWANVQPPYFLSEKDERVYLVGDITGNTPYPKSGMIAYVSGNIVARHISQRLGGKALAEIPPELPTNVCYSFVDSEEAIWVSNAYSWDEAAKQIKAQSTVDNQRSAANSTAAYGWAQSLWQDMFGPRA